Below is a genomic region from Dehalococcoides mccartyi.
TCTATTCTGCATAATCTTGACTCGTTTTACCCAAAGGATACAGATACAAAGAATGCTCTCAAAAATATTTCAGAACAGTTATCTAAAACCATACAGGAAACAAGATTTCTCACCAAAGAGCTTTACCCAAGCGCACTGGAGAGATACGGTTTAATCCCAATGATAAAAGATGAATTGTACAAACTGGAACAGGAAATGCCCTGTGAAGTTGACCTTTCTGCTCCGGGTAAACTTATAATTCCGCAATACTTATCATCAACCCTGTATCGAGTCATACATGAAGCTTTGAATAACATAAAAAAACACTCTAAAGCCACCAAAATCAGGCTCAAGCTTGATACCCAAAATAACCAGATACACCTGAGCATAACTGATAACGGGATAGGCTTGAATACCAACTTGCCTGACACCAAGCGGCCCAGTGGAATAAATATAATGCGCCAGAGAATAAGTATCATCGGAGGAGATTTGGTTATTAAAAGCAGCACCAAGGGGACAACTCTAAAAGTAATAGCCAATATACCGGAAGAATATTGTGATGAACTACCAAAACCCTGAGATACGGATATTTGTTGTTGACGACCACGAGGTTGTCAGGCACGGGTTAAAAACCATGTTGGAGACTGTGCCTGATTTTATCGTTGTGGGAGAATCCGATGGTAGCGAGGCTGTTGTTGAGAAAATATGCCAGTCTAAAGCGGATATTCTGTTGCTGGATATACGTATAGAAGGTTCTGACGGCTTTCAAATAGCATCTCAGGTAAAAGCCCGTTTGCCTGCGTTGAAAATAATCCTTATTTCCGGCTACGATAGCAATCTGTATATTACTGAATCTCTGCGTCATAAAATCCGGGGATTTATACCAAAAGGGTGTCAAAAAGAATACATCTTTACTGCCATAAGAATGGTAGCGCTGGGCGCAACCGTATGGCACGGCGATCAAATATTTCAGGCCATACGAAATCTGAATTCCGACGAAAACCAGATAACCGTTTCCGAAGTTTCCGTCACTAACGCCTTGCTCGATCCACGCGAACTGCAAATACTCACTTTAGTATCTGCAGGAAAAACAAATAAAGCTATCAGTGCTGAATTGGATATTTCTATAGATATGGTGAAAAAAACAGTATCCAGGCTAATGCACAAATTTAATTCTACCAATCGGACACAATTAGCCACTGCCGGTTCTAAATTAAAATTAGTCTAAATTTAATGTACCTAATTACTAAAATAAATATACAATCACTTTTAGCATTCTATACTTAATTAAGAACAAAACAAAATAACAATATTATTAATCTAACTAACTAACAAATTCCAGCCGCTGTTCAGACCGCAGCCGACCCTCCCCCGTCTCCACCAAAGCTAAAAACATGGATTGGTTTTAATAAAACCAATCCATACGGACGTAAATAACCAGACGGGGAGTTAGAGTTATTTAAAAACCTCATCTCCACATTTGTATAAGAGCGGCAAATAAAAAGCGGGGGAAAAGATTCCCCCGCATGGGTATAACCAAAAACTCTAACCTAGGTCTGTTTTGCTCTTCTGGCTACCAGCTGCCAGGCAATTACCATAAGCACCAGCGCGGGTATGCCGATAATGGCAAACCCCATCCAGGCTGCAAAAGTAAATAACTCTGTCATGGCGCCGAAAAGATGCTGAACTGCCAGTAAAAGCAGGGCAAAGCCTACGACGCCTATCAGCCACTCATACCAGTTTGCCTTTATATTTTTCCGCT
It encodes:
- a CDS encoding PAS domain S-box protein; the encoded protein is MVKDISLKKNSLQNLVDMVLLDNAQDDVIVLDPDAVEIVYINKKAAQARGYEPEELIGTSLHILHTPDSVISLEKNWSKRIRILERKGFNIGTIVHVCKDGSIIISECLSRLIKIDGKKYVMATHKNISDDNNQIGTAERAAAYVNAQEQEREWISMELHDRVIQNMTSILHNLDSFYPKDTDTKNALKNISEQLSKTIQETRFLTKELYPSALERYGLIPMIKDELYKLEQEMPCEVDLSAPGKLIIPQYLSSTLYRVIHEALNNIKKHSKATKIRLKLDTQNNQIHLSITDNGIGLNTNLPDTKRPSGINIMRQRISIIGGDLVIKSSTKGTTLKVIANIPEEYCDELPKP
- a CDS encoding response regulator; this encodes MNYQNPEIRIFVVDDHEVVRHGLKTMLETVPDFIVVGESDGSEAVVEKICQSKADILLLDIRIEGSDGFQIASQVKARLPALKIILISGYDSNLYITESLRHKIRGFIPKGCQKEYIFTAIRMVALGATVWHGDQIFQAIRNLNSDENQITVSEVSVTNALLDPRELQILTLVSAGKTNKAISAELDISIDMVKKTVSRLMHKFNSTNRTQLATAGSKLKLV